In Plasmodium coatneyi strain Hackeri chromosome 3, complete sequence, a genomic segment contains:
- a CDS encoding KIR protein, translating into MHSILSGYSNREQYLYKIIRAWCYIGETGRRINKISDYCLIFYYWLGKILIDELKVNSFQDTMGRIYNALATVHPIHECKIIYSDITQEQFKHLEKLACYDLDKANIEKGIGDTKCQTYRGRYRQCLQNVEEAYNSMKEECAYNNDEGYCTKFQENLHRDGHFQNQNNNHHHPNQHDQKVLKRVKPLFSLLQVVRKLLQKVLPDKMLLLHLVERLLNHLIRSILLLRTRYKLIHRNLEQISH; encoded by the exons ATGCATTCAATATTAAGCGGTTATTCAAATCGTGAACAATATTTGTACAAGATTATAAGAGCTTGGTGTTATATAGGAGAAACTGGAAGAAGAATCAATAAAATTAGTGATTATTGTCTCATTTTCTATTACTGGTTagggaaaatattaatagACGAACTCAAAGTCAATTCATTCCAGGACACAATGGGAAGAATCTATAATGCGCTTGCCACAGTGCATCCTATACATGAGTGCAAGATTATATATTCTGATATTACCCAGGAACAATTTAAgcatttggaaaaattagcCTGCTACGATCTTGATAAGGCTAACATAGAGAAAGGAATAGGGGACACAAAATGTCAGACCTATAGGGGCAGATACAGACAATGCCTGCAGAATGTTGAGGAGGCCTATAATAgtatgaaggaagaatgtgcCTATAATAATGATGAGGGTTATTGTACAAAATTCCAGGAA AATCTCCACAGGGACGGTCACTTCCAGAACCAGAACaacaaccaccaccacccgAACCAGCACGACCag AAGGTCCTAAAGAGGGTGAAGCCGTTGTTCTCCCTGCTACAGGTAGTCAGGAAGCTGCTCCAGAAGGTGCTTCCAGACAAGATGCTTCTCCTCCACCTGGTCGAAAGGCTGCTGAATCACCTGATCAGAAGCATACTGCTGCTGAGGACACGGTACAAATTGATCCACAGAAACCTAGAACAGATCTCTCATTAA